One Methanobrevibacter sp. V74 DNA window includes the following coding sequences:
- the mtrA gene encoding tetrahydromethanopterin S-methyltransferase subunit A, whose translation MADKKAPADGWPVISGDYIVGDPESPVAVTTLASHIEADLTGAAIAGPCKTENLGIEKVVANIISNPNIRFLILAGAEVQGHITGQSFKALYENGADADKKKIIGATGAIPFVENVPLEGVERFQQQLEIVDLIDTEDIGAIQSKINECVEKDPGALEAEPIVMEVDEEEEKLVIVNKKDSKKKTEA comes from the coding sequence ATGGCTGATAAAAAAGCACCTGCAGATGGTTGGCCGGTTATTAGTGGTGATTATATTGTAGGTGACCCAGAAAGTCCTGTTGCGGTAACTACTCTTGCTTCCCATATTGAAGCTGATCTGACAGGAGCAGCTATTGCAGGACCATGTAAAACAGAAAACTTAGGTATTGAGAAAGTAGTTGCAAATATTATATCCAATCCGAACATTAGATTTTTAATTTTGGCTGGTGCCGAAGTACAAGGTCATATTACTGGTCAAAGTTTTAAAGCGTTATACGAAAACGGTGCGGATGCAGATAAAAAGAAAATCATTGGCGCTACTGGGGCAATTCCATTTGTTGAAAATGTTCCTCTTGAAGGTGTTGAAAGATTCCAGCAACAATTAGAAATTGTTGATTTAATTGACACTGAAGATATTGGGGCAATTCAATCAAAAATCAATGAATGTGTTGAAAAAGATCCTGGAGCACTAGAAGCAGAACCTATTGTAATGGAAGTTGACGAAGAAGAAGAAAAATTAGTAATTGTCAACAAAAAAGATTCTAAGAAAAAAACTGAGGCATAA